The following are encoded in a window of Trueperaceae bacterium genomic DNA:
- a CDS encoding APC family permease, with translation MAQETRTEPRRLRRELGVFGAVLLGLGSIVGTGVFVSLGVAAGVAGPAVLLAIVIGAALASCNGLSSAQLAADHPVSGGTYEYGYRYLRPWLGFLAGVTFLLAKSASAATAALGFAGYLLGLLGAPAGWSVPLAVAAVAALTAVVLAGIRRSNAVNVAIVSATLLSLLAFVVAGAPAAAANGAVNLVPFLDPEPGTSPLVALLRASALMFVAFTGYGRIATLGEEVVEPRRTIPRAIVTALVVVMVLYGLVGLVGVGSVGADGLARVEGRAAPLELAARSFGSPLVARVVAVGAVTAMLGVALNLVLGLSRVLLAMGRRGDAPRAFGRLDAGGTTPTAAVVAVGAAVALLALLGDVRTTWSFSAFTVLVYYAVTNLAALALPPAARTFPRAAAWLGLVGCLGLAFFVEARVWLVGVGLLGGAVLLRALVRGAGRNST, from the coding sequence GTGGCCCAGGAGACCCGTACCGAGCCGAGGCGCCTGCGCCGCGAGCTGGGCGTCTTCGGCGCCGTCCTGCTGGGCCTCGGCTCGATCGTCGGGACGGGCGTGTTCGTCTCGCTCGGCGTCGCCGCCGGCGTGGCCGGGCCCGCGGTGCTGCTGGCCATCGTCATCGGCGCGGCGCTGGCCTCGTGCAACGGCCTCTCGAGCGCCCAGCTCGCCGCCGACCACCCCGTCTCCGGCGGCACCTACGAGTACGGCTACAGGTACCTACGCCCGTGGCTCGGCTTCCTGGCGGGCGTGACGTTCCTGCTGGCGAAGAGCGCGTCGGCCGCGACGGCGGCGCTGGGGTTCGCCGGCTACCTGCTCGGCCTGCTGGGCGCGCCGGCGGGCTGGAGCGTGCCGCTGGCCGTGGCGGCGGTGGCAGCGCTCACGGCCGTGGTGCTGGCGGGCATCCGGCGCTCGAACGCCGTGAACGTGGCCATCGTCTCGGCCACGCTGCTGAGCCTCCTCGCCTTCGTGGTGGCGGGCGCGCCCGCGGCCGCGGCGAACGGCGCCGTCAACCTCGTGCCGTTCCTCGACCCGGAGCCAGGCACCTCGCCGCTCGTCGCCCTGCTCAGGGCCTCGGCGCTGATGTTCGTGGCGTTCACCGGCTACGGACGCATCGCGACGCTCGGCGAGGAGGTCGTGGAGCCGCGCCGGACGATCCCGCGGGCCATCGTCACGGCCCTCGTCGTCGTGATGGTCCTCTACGGGCTCGTCGGCCTCGTGGGCGTGGGGTCTGTCGGGGCCGACGGCCTGGCGCGGGTCGAGGGACGAGCGGCGCCCCTGGAGCTGGCCGCGCGCTCCTTCGGCTCCCCCTTGGTCGCGCGGGTCGTGGCCGTCGGCGCCGTGACGGCGATGCTCGGCGTGGCGCTCAACCTGGTCCTCGGCCTCTCGCGCGTGCTGCTGGCGATGGGCCGCCGCGGCGACGCCCCGCGAGCGTTCGGCCGCCTCGACGCCGGCGGGACGACGCCCACTGCGGCGGTGGTCGCGGTGGGCGCGGCGGTGGCGCTGCTGGCCCTCCTGGGCGACGTGCGCACGACCTGGTCGTTCAGCGCGTTCACGGTGCTCGTCTACTACGCGGTCACGAACCTCGCGGCCCTGGCGCTGCCCCCAGCCGCGCGGACGTTCCCGCGCGCCGCGGCGTGGCTGGGTCTCGTCGGCTGCCTCGGCCTGGCGTTCTTCGTGGAGGCGCGCGTGTGGCTCGTGGGCGTGGGCCTGCTCGGCGGCGCCGTGCTGCTGAGGGCGCTCGTCAGAGGCGCGGGACGCAACTCGACCTGA
- a CDS encoding selenium-binding family protein, translating to MDHDHRAHDAHRGHHAADDHLGHACGPGYASPREAMAGPRERVMYTVAVRVGTASGSPDYLATVDVDPASPTYSQVIHRLEMPYAGDELHHFGWNACSSCHGEEGKERRFLIMPGFRSSRIYVVDARDERAPRLHKVIEPEEVKRFGLSAPHSVHCLADGHVMVSMLGDAEGRAPGGFLLLDQEFEVVGRWERDATGMSFNYDFWYQPRHGVMVSSELAAPVTYADGFQLDDVAAGLYGQRVTFWDWHQRKVKQTFDLGGEGLVPLEVRFLHAPDSTHGYVCAALSSTLWHWHKPNGRWEVSKVVQMEPVEVEGWPFPVPPLTVDLLLSLDDRFLYLSNWLHGDVRQYDVTDPARPRLVGQTWLGGVLGRSPEVRGTRLRGGPQMLQLSLDGQRLYVTNSLLSSWDEQFYPEIGRQGSHMVRLDVDAERGGLALAQDFFVDFGAEPGGPARAHEMRYPGGDATSDIWV from the coding sequence ATGGACCACGACCACCGCGCGCACGACGCCCACCGCGGGCACCATGCGGCCGACGACCACCTCGGGCACGCCTGCGGCCCCGGCTACGCCTCTCCCCGGGAAGCGATGGCCGGCCCGCGCGAGCGGGTGATGTACACGGTCGCGGTCCGCGTCGGCACGGCCTCCGGGAGCCCCGACTACCTGGCGACCGTTGACGTCGACCCGGCCTCTCCCACCTACTCGCAGGTGATCCACAGGCTCGAGATGCCCTACGCCGGCGACGAGCTCCACCACTTCGGCTGGAACGCCTGCAGCTCCTGCCACGGCGAAGAGGGCAAGGAGCGGCGCTTCCTGATCATGCCCGGCTTCCGCTCGAGCCGCATCTACGTCGTCGACGCGAGGGACGAGCGCGCGCCACGGCTCCACAAGGTCATCGAGCCGGAAGAGGTGAAGCGCTTCGGCCTCAGCGCACCGCACAGCGTCCACTGCCTCGCCGACGGACACGTGATGGTCTCGATGCTCGGCGACGCCGAAGGCCGCGCCCCGGGCGGGTTCCTGCTCCTCGACCAGGAGTTCGAGGTCGTGGGTCGCTGGGAGCGCGACGCCACCGGCATGAGCTTCAACTACGACTTCTGGTACCAGCCGCGGCACGGCGTCATGGTCTCGAGCGAGCTCGCCGCTCCGGTCACGTACGCGGACGGGTTCCAGCTCGACGACGTCGCGGCCGGCCTCTACGGACAGCGCGTGACGTTCTGGGACTGGCACCAGCGCAAGGTGAAGCAGACGTTCGACCTGGGCGGCGAGGGCCTGGTGCCGCTCGAGGTGCGCTTCCTGCACGCCCCCGACAGCACCCACGGCTACGTGTGCGCCGCGCTGTCGAGCACCCTCTGGCACTGGCACAAGCCGAACGGCCGCTGGGAGGTGAGCAAGGTCGTGCAGATGGAGCCGGTCGAGGTCGAGGGCTGGCCGTTCCCGGTGCCGCCCCTCACCGTCGACCTGCTGCTGTCGCTCGACGACCGCTTCCTCTACCTCTCGAACTGGCTGCACGGTGACGTGCGCCAGTACGACGTGACCGACCCCGCCAGGCCGCGCCTCGTCGGCCAGACTTGGCTCGGAGGCGTGCTCGGCCGGAGCCCGGAGGTGCGCGGCACGCGCCTGCGCGGCGGTCCGCAGATGCTCCAGCTCTCGCTCGACGGCCAGCGGCTCTACGTCACGAACTCGCTGCTCTCCTCCTGGGACGAGCAGTTCTACCCGGAGATCGGCAGGCAGGGCTCGCACATGGTCAGGCTCGACGTCGACGCCGAGAGGGGCGGGCTGGCGCTCGCCCAGGACTTCTTCGTCGACTTCGGGGCCGAGCCGGGGGGCCCCGCGCGGGCGCACGAGATGCGCTACCCGGGCGGCGACGCGACCTCGGACATCTGGGTGTGA
- a CDS encoding TetR/AcrR family transcriptional regulator, translating to MAEPVRTASEQSKRSTREAILDAAFAILARDGYGALTARSVAQEAGTNLALVNYYFGGKKGLLLALYEKLERERRERQLALYADDGRPLSAKWRQAVEYYRKDLADGFVRVHHELQAQGYSDDRLAEPARRRATSWFELLAEAAERYLPPLGVEVPPRDVVIALGAFWYGMEQHHLIGVPEGDLPYFDLLERIGAWLEEREAAARLGEGTRPGAGEGARAEPDEDEDAGVGRGRRR from the coding sequence ATGGCGGAACCGGTCCGCACGGCCAGCGAGCAGTCGAAGCGCTCGACGCGCGAGGCGATCCTCGATGCCGCGTTCGCGATCCTCGCGCGGGACGGCTACGGGGCCCTCACCGCCCGCAGCGTCGCGCAGGAGGCCGGCACGAACCTGGCGCTCGTCAACTACTACTTCGGCGGCAAGAAGGGCCTGCTGCTCGCGCTCTACGAGAAGCTCGAGCGGGAGCGGCGGGAGCGGCAGCTCGCGCTCTACGCCGACGACGGCCGCCCGCTCTCTGCCAAGTGGCGCCAGGCGGTCGAGTACTACAGGAAGGACCTCGCCGACGGCTTCGTGCGCGTGCACCACGAGCTCCAGGCGCAGGGCTACAGCGACGACCGGCTGGCCGAGCCGGCGCGGCGACGCGCGACCTCGTGGTTCGAGCTCCTCGCCGAGGCGGCGGAGCGGTACCTGCCGCCGCTGGGCGTGGAGGTCCCGCCCCGCGATGTCGTCATCGCCCTCGGCGCCTTCTGGTACGGGATGGAGCAGCACCACCTCATCGGGGTGCCGGAAGGCGACCTGCCCTACTTCGACCTACTGGAGCGCATCGGCGCCTGGCTGGAGGAGCGGGAGGCCGCCGCGAGGCTGGGCGAGGGGACGCGTCCCGGCGCCGGAGAGGGCGCCCGCGCCGAGCCTGACGAGGACGAGGACGCGGGCGTCGGGCGCGGGAGGCGTCGGTGA
- a CDS encoding alpha/beta hydrolase, with product MRALAPRLSGYATNPVDGVRSHYEVFGPERAERTVLLLPTWSLVHSRIWKMQVPFLARSGYRVVTFDGRGNGLSDLPATGYGPRDYTNDALAVIDACGVERADVVGFSAGARTATYLAGLHPERVATVVYIAPSMAPRAAGKRQIEPFLAEPPDREGWNKYNAVHWREDIEDFVRWFAAQVHLEPHSTKPQDDTLAWSRGTTPEVLVRTVVEGGMPELRELWELVAVPVLFVHGDDDRIIPLANTLELAADLPQAELVVFEGSGHAPQVRDPVRFNLLLRDFLERTAAPPVARNRGEAAAHAGA from the coding sequence GTGAGGGCCCTCGCACCCAGGCTGAGCGGGTACGCGACGAACCCCGTGGACGGCGTGCGCTCCCACTACGAGGTCTTCGGTCCGGAGCGCGCGGAGCGCACGGTGCTGCTCCTCCCCACCTGGTCGCTGGTCCACAGCCGCATCTGGAAGATGCAGGTCCCCTTCCTCGCGCGCAGCGGCTACCGGGTCGTGACCTTCGACGGACGCGGCAACGGCCTCTCCGACCTGCCTGCGACCGGGTACGGGCCGCGCGACTACACGAACGATGCCCTGGCGGTCATCGACGCTTGCGGCGTCGAGCGGGCCGACGTCGTCGGCTTCTCCGCCGGCGCCCGCACCGCCACCTACCTCGCGGGCCTGCACCCCGAGCGGGTGGCGACGGTCGTGTACATCGCCCCGTCCATGGCCCCGCGCGCCGCGGGCAAGCGCCAGATCGAGCCGTTCCTCGCCGAGCCACCCGACCGCGAGGGCTGGAACAAGTACAACGCGGTGCACTGGCGCGAGGACATCGAGGACTTCGTCCGCTGGTTCGCGGCGCAGGTCCACCTCGAGCCCCACTCCACGAAGCCTCAGGACGACACGCTGGCTTGGTCCCGTGGCACCACCCCGGAGGTCCTCGTCCGCACCGTCGTAGAGGGCGGCATGCCGGAGCTGCGTGAGCTCTGGGAGCTCGTCGCCGTGCCCGTCCTCTTCGTGCACGGCGACGACGACCGCATCATCCCGCTCGCGAACACCCTCGAGCTCGCCGCTGACCTCCCTCAGGCCGAGCTCGTCGTGTTCGAGGGCAGCGGCCACGCCCCGCAGGTGCGCGACCCGGTCCGCTTCAACCTCCTCCTGAGGGACTTCCTCGAGCGGACGGCCGCCCCGCCGGTCGCTCGCAACCGAGGGGAGGCGGCTGCCCATGCGGGCGCTTGA
- a CDS encoding alpha/beta fold hydrolase: protein MRALEPRSSGFAVNPCDGVRVRYEVFGPEDAERTVVFAPAGLFAHGRLWKMQVPFFAHRGYRVVTYDARGSGGSDRPDTGYTPQRFEEDLLAVLDEVGVRRAAFVGMTWALRWLGPLAAHRPDLVSHLITVGSFPTFQNTRVFAPDEVEAVLERFMAPVEPGAPVDWRGADIRDRWPEVAAWQANEDLVEPHSTKAVEDLTAWAREAEGRHMLASCLELTSSDPNDYFARIPCPVLVVHGELDPAIELATAVRVHEAIPGSELVVFEGSGHVPVVRDPVRSNLMFQEFIERGTGARPGGRTSWRRALARTKKRALFISSPIGLGHSQRDVAIAKELRRLVPDLEVDWLAQHPVTRVLEANGERIHPASRLLAGESPHIESLMGAHHELNVFQAIRQMDEILLANFHVFHEVASAEPYDLWVCDEAWEVDYYLHENPELKTAPFAWLTDFVGYLPMVEDDGGREAYVTADYNAEMIEQVERFRRVRDVAIYIGEEADIVPDAFGPGLPLIRDWLPEHFTLGGYVRYFDPADLGDRRDLRAEFGFGMGERVAVAAVGGTSVGASLLRRIASAFPAMRERVQGLRLVVVCGPRIDPASMPAMEGVEYRGYVHDLYRMLAAADAAFVQGGLSTTMELVAARVPFLYFPLGLHFEQNRHVAHRLERYGVPAWARVSFAEAEPELLADRLARLLDAPPQYAPVEGGGARRAAERIAALL from the coding sequence ATGCGGGCGCTTGAACCGCGCTCCTCCGGCTTCGCGGTCAACCCGTGCGACGGCGTGCGCGTGCGCTACGAGGTCTTCGGGCCCGAGGACGCCGAGAGGACCGTGGTCTTCGCGCCCGCGGGGCTGTTCGCGCACGGACGACTCTGGAAGATGCAGGTGCCGTTCTTCGCCCACCGCGGCTACCGCGTCGTGACGTACGACGCCCGCGGCAGCGGCGGGTCGGACCGGCCGGACACCGGCTACACGCCGCAGCGCTTCGAGGAGGACCTGCTGGCCGTGCTCGACGAGGTCGGCGTCCGGCGCGCGGCGTTCGTGGGCATGACCTGGGCACTGCGTTGGCTCGGTCCCCTGGCGGCGCACCGGCCCGACCTGGTCTCGCACCTGATCACGGTCGGGTCGTTCCCGACCTTCCAGAACACGCGCGTCTTCGCGCCGGACGAGGTGGAGGCGGTCCTCGAGCGCTTCATGGCCCCCGTCGAGCCGGGCGCGCCCGTCGACTGGCGCGGCGCCGACATCCGCGACAGGTGGCCCGAGGTGGCCGCCTGGCAGGCCAACGAGGACCTCGTCGAGCCGCACTCGACCAAGGCGGTCGAGGACCTGACGGCCTGGGCGCGGGAGGCCGAGGGCCGCCACATGCTCGCCTCCTGCCTGGAGCTGACGTCGAGCGACCCCAACGACTACTTCGCGCGCATCCCCTGCCCGGTGCTGGTGGTCCACGGCGAGCTGGACCCGGCCATCGAGCTGGCCACGGCGGTGCGCGTGCACGAGGCCATCCCCGGCTCGGAGCTGGTCGTGTTCGAGGGGAGCGGCCACGTGCCCGTGGTGCGCGACCCGGTGAGGAGCAACCTCATGTTCCAGGAGTTCATCGAGAGGGGAACGGGGGCCCGCCCGGGCGGCCGCACGTCGTGGCGAAGGGCCCTGGCCCGCACCAAGAAGCGCGCCCTGTTCATCAGCAGCCCCATCGGCCTGGGCCACTCGCAGCGCGACGTCGCGATCGCCAAGGAGCTGCGGCGCCTCGTGCCCGACCTCGAGGTCGACTGGCTGGCACAGCACCCGGTCACGCGCGTGCTGGAGGCGAACGGCGAGAGGATCCACCCGGCGAGCCGCCTGCTGGCCGGCGAGTCGCCCCACATCGAGTCACTGATGGGCGCCCACCACGAGCTGAACGTCTTCCAGGCGATCCGCCAGATGGACGAGATCCTGCTGGCGAACTTCCACGTCTTCCACGAGGTCGCGTCGGCCGAGCCTTACGACCTCTGGGTGTGCGACGAGGCGTGGGAGGTCGACTACTACCTGCACGAGAACCCCGAGCTGAAGACCGCGCCCTTCGCGTGGCTGACGGACTTCGTGGGCTACCTGCCGATGGTCGAGGACGACGGCGGACGCGAGGCTTACGTCACCGCCGACTACAACGCCGAGATGATCGAGCAGGTCGAGCGGTTCCGGCGCGTGCGCGACGTGGCCATCTACATCGGCGAGGAGGCCGACATCGTGCCGGACGCGTTCGGCCCGGGCCTCCCCCTGATCCGCGACTGGCTGCCGGAGCACTTCACGCTGGGCGGGTACGTGCGCTACTTCGACCCGGCCGACCTCGGCGACCGCCGAGACCTGCGGGCCGAGTTCGGCTTCGGGATGGGCGAGCGCGTGGCCGTGGCGGCGGTGGGTGGCACCAGCGTGGGCGCTTCGCTGCTCAGGCGCATCGCCTCGGCGTTCCCCGCCATGCGGGAGCGCGTGCAGGGGCTCAGGCTCGTCGTCGTGTGCGGCCCGCGCATCGACCCGGCGTCCATGCCTGCTATGGAGGGCGTCGAGTACCGGGGCTACGTCCACGACCTCTACCGCATGCTGGCGGCCGCGGACGCGGCGTTCGTGCAGGGCGGCCTGTCGACGACGATGGAGCTCGTCGCGGCCCGGGTGCCGTTCCTCTACTTCCCGCTGGGCCTCCACTTCGAGCAGAACCGGCACGTGGCGCATCGCCTCGAGCGCTACGGGGTGCCGGCCTGGGCGCGCGTGAGCTTCGCCGAGGCCGAGCCCGAGCTGCTCGCCGACCGGCTCGCGCGGCTGCTGGACGCTCCTCCTCAGTACGCGCCGGTCGAGGGCGGCGGCGCGCGGCGGGCCGCCGAGAGGATCGCCGCGCTGCTGTGA
- a CDS encoding LuxR C-terminal-related transcriptional regulator, with product MRARTRSRTDAASTSVALRPDAAPASAPRRPVAGPSSAGPRSVAGPSSAGPRSGAGHRAVGRRFAPRSRAQHEATDAADVLAWLLGPSATGQDGRSLRLCLLVTDDERLGALLAGIAALVRDGSPGTGGPAAVAAGALPAGRRPSADEASPAGAPLGPDLSELTLRELDVLDLVARGHDNATIAGLLGLSPRTVRNHLNSVFSKLNVAYRPQAVVLAREAGLGTGTPRYADRPARPTR from the coding sequence GTGAGAGCGAGGACCAGGTCGCGTACCGACGCCGCGTCGACCTCGGTGGCCCTGCGCCCCGACGCCGCGCCGGCCTCGGCGCCACGGCGGCCCGTCGCCGGGCCGTCTTCGGCGGGCCCGCGGTCCGTCGCCGGGCCGTCTTCGGCGGGCCCGCGGTCCGGCGCCGGGCACAGGGCCGTCGGCAGGCGCTTCGCGCCGCGGTCCCGCGCTCAGCACGAGGCGACCGACGCGGCCGATGTCCTGGCGTGGCTGCTCGGCCCGTCCGCGACCGGCCAGGACGGCCGGTCGCTGCGGTTGTGCCTGCTCGTCACCGACGACGAGCGCCTCGGCGCCCTCCTGGCCGGCATCGCCGCCCTCGTCCGCGACGGCTCCCCCGGGACCGGCGGGCCGGCTGCGGTCGCCGCTGGCGCGCTGCCGGCGGGCCGTCGGCCCTCCGCCGACGAGGCTTCGCCCGCCGGGGCCCCTCTCGGCCCCGACCTGTCCGAGCTCACGCTCCGCGAGCTCGACGTCCTCGACCTCGTCGCCCGCGGCCACGACAACGCCACGATCGCGGGCCTGCTGGGCCTCAGCCCCCGCACCGTTAGGAACCACCTCAACAGCGTCTTCAGCAAGCTGAACGTGGCGTACCGGCCGCAGGCGGTGGTGCTCGCCCGCGAGGCCGGGCTCGGCACCGGGACGCCGCGCTACGCGGACCGCCCCGCGCGACCGACGCGCTGA